One window from the genome of Cyclobacterium amurskyense encodes:
- a CDS encoding RidA family protein translates to MDKEIINSQEAPAPIGPYSQAVKANGMLFVSGQIALDADSGEILNSNITEETHAVMKNLEAILRASGLTFLNVVKCSIFVKNMGDFATINEAYGQYFKTNPPARETVEVSRLPKDVQVEISCIAVL, encoded by the coding sequence ATGGACAAAGAAATCATCAACTCTCAGGAGGCACCAGCCCCAATAGGGCCTTATAGCCAGGCGGTAAAAGCCAATGGAATGCTATTTGTCTCCGGGCAAATAGCTCTTGATGCGGATTCAGGGGAAATACTAAATTCAAACATAACTGAAGAGACCCATGCAGTCATGAAAAATCTTGAAGCAATTCTAAGAGCTTCAGGGCTTACTTTTTTGAATGTAGTAAAGTGCAGTATTTTTGTTAAAAATATGGGGGATTTTGCTACCATCAATGAGGCCTATGGGCAATATTTTAAAACAAACCCTCCTGCCAGAGAGACGGTGGAAGTAAGTCGCTTGCCAAAAGATGTACAGGTGGAAATTTCCTGTATAGCAGTTCTGTAA